A window of Chelmon rostratus isolate fCheRos1 chromosome 18, fCheRos1.pri, whole genome shotgun sequence genomic DNA:
ACCACTTCAGGAGGATCGTCCAGGACCTGTGGTGTCTGGGGAAGAGGTACATCGCCCCGCGACGCTTCTCCAGGGTCACCTCTGAGATGTACGTGTCCACTCGCCGCTCCGTGGACGGATCCAGCGACAACGGCTCATCTTTCACCATGTGAGGCCGCTGGCCTGATGTGGACCAGAAGCTTCAGTCCTAAATTCAAAGATCTCTGGAGCTCAGCTGGAAGCCTGCCGCCCCCTGAAAGTCCAACCGGACTGAAGTCTGTGACTCCTTTTGTCATCATGTGTGGCTCCAAGCTGAACATCAGAAGATACATTAAAGGGTTTGAAGATGATTTCTAAGACAAGAAATGAGAATCTGCTCCGCTGTCTTTGCTTTCAGtcctttctgcttttttatATTGACATTCTGCAGTTTTACCTCTTCAGGacttaaaaactgaaacaacCTGAGAAGGACACGTCAGTCTTTGGCTGAGACGAACACAGACTGTGATGAAACTTTGCTTCGATTTAAACTCCTGCCAAACCTGAAGAGTTGTTCACCGGCTGTTTTTCTAAAAGACTTTAGCGCCACCTGGTGGCTCGGCTGTCAAACATTTGTCCAACTGTCCCCTGCAAACGATGTCTGTACAGGACTAACTGGTTCTGACAGGACACCCGTGAGCTGTCGGGATtgtggaccccccccccccccccccccttttttttttgtttacagtttttgtAGTCAGCCTAACAGTCGAGTTTATGAGGAAACCACACAAAGaagtttatcagaaaaaaacaaaaccaccaGATCAggagatacgtggtttttaACAGTCAGTACGTATTTCCAGACTTTCAGGccgacacacacagaacagattCAGATCAAACACAACCTGAACAAGTCTCAGACTCACATCATTGGTGGTTTTCTGTTGGGTCACATGACCTCAGACTGTTTTAATCCCGTCTCAGCCTCGAACATGAAGCTGTTTGACCTCCAGCAGCTTTGGTTTAAACTTAATCAGATGAATGTTGGGAGGAAAGCTGGGGCTTTTGCCTGCTGAGAGGTTTGAAGGGGTCTGAAGATCAGTCCGTCGGCTCGGGATTTAAAGGGCCCtcttattcttcttattattcCCTCGCTTTCTGTCACTTGTATGCTTCAGTGTCGGATGTTCATGTTAACAGATGTGGAAGTAATCTGTCAGCTCGTCACACATTTCTCTGCTCGTCGTCTTCACGGCAGCTCTGACTGATCCGGATCGTATCCTGGATGGTCTTTAATGGAAGAaatcttcctccagctgctccgcCTCAACTCTCAGTTCCCTGATGCACAGATAGAACTTATTTTAGCGATGAGTAAAGcttactgtagctgctgtttgctagttagctcagttagcagctagcagtCCTATTACACTCCCAGTCTGAGCCATTGCTAACTGAGCTAACGAGCCAATGGCAGCTGTTAGCTGTTATAGCAACAAGTAACACTATCTGTCCACCAGGTGTTATTTATGGAGTTAATTTCTCTGTGAAATATGACCCAGTTTCACCAAAATCAGTGAATAAAGTCATGttaagttgtgtttttgagGCCCGGTCTCACACATTCAGGCctcatctgctgttttctgtatCTGTGAATGTGTCAGACTGATGACTGCATCTCCTTCATgctttgtaaaacacagaataaatgtttgaattcaAGCAGTTTTTCATTCATAATGTCTAAAACAAACAGAGTTAAATGTTCGCCATCActgaagctctgtgtgtcagaCCAGACCAGTTAATGACGAGGTCTCACTCTGCAGATCTGTCGGGACAGAAAACGTCATCGTGGTGTGATGATCGGAAACGATTGAGCCAGTGTGCTGAGATAATTATTCCTGATGCTACTCAtctttttcacacagtttcaGGAAATAATGTCTGGTCATGAAAATGTTCGGTGTATTATATTTTTAAGTTAAAGTTATCACCTTGTGCTCATTTTGGTTCCTAAACGCTCCACGACTGCTGATCGTGGTCTGATGTCATATACTCTGATTCCAGCACTGTCAAAGCAAAGTTTCTCTTTACCTTCCTGCTGATATAAAACTAAACTCACAGATAGACGCTCCGTCATTTCACAAACAATGGAGGTGGTTTGTTgcttctctgctgccccctagtggccaagAAAAGATGTCTTCTATTTTTAACCAGCAGCTGCTTTAATACCAGAATGTCTGCAGAGAGTTTGGTAACAGCATCCtgtggcagcagctcagaggaaggGGACAGTTTGTCCACAGAGACGCTTTATTGATCCAGAccagctgcagagacactgaagaCAGCTTCATTCTTCCCAACCTGAACCGTCCCCCTCCCCATCAGGACCTCCTGGCAGAGAACTTCAGCTGTGATGGAGCTGATTGAAGAGACGtctcacagacaaaacagacaaaagattaaaaactgCATCAACATGTTATTAAAACCATCGACTGAAGAGCGCCGCCTGCAGGCCAAACCCAACACtgcatcagatctgtgtggggGTGTGTTGGCTCACAGTTAAACTCTCACACTGCAGATGAGATACGAGTCTCTGCTCTGAAGCTTTTAGATCATCAAGAGTCGACGTTTCAATCACATTaagactgaaaacactgcagttagACTCTGTCAGGCTCTGTTAGACTGAGGCTCTGCTAGACTGAGGCTCTGTTAGactaaattgtgtgtgtgtgtgtgcgtgcgtgcgtgcgtgcgtgtgtgcgtgtgaagcTGCAGACTCAGCAGTGTTGCCTTCAGTGTCTCACTGTTCTGTGATCAGTCTCAGCTCAGAGACactgaaggtgtttgtgtggagtatcagagctgcagctgttctcAGATCAGCCTTCATCAGAAAGGCGCCGTGTTAACGAGCCGAGCAGCTTCTCTGTGAGCgaccaatcagcatcctgtTTACTGTGCCTGAGATCAGAAACGTCACATGACTCTGTCAATGAAACTTTGACACCTGATCAGAAAAAGTAAATGTtcttaaaatattacattattgtgtaattatatttattaatattcatatttgaaGCTTTGTAATTAGATGATTGACAGTCTTATAAGATTTGATGCATCGTTACAGATTCAACTCAATGAAGTACTGAGGAATCAATAATGATCATCCAATAATAGAACAGCAAAACTCTGGCTTTGTACTGCAGgtgaatacttttacttgatAGAATACTTATGTACCACTTTTCCACCTGAACATCAGTTTAAATTCCAGGTTTCTGTTGTCAGGAAACATCCCAGaacttttctgtttctctgcaggaagcATCGTTCTGTTAAGATCCAGCTGTTCACAGGACAGATGTTTCTCTGCATCATGCTGCTCTCTCATTGGTCAGCTCGTCACCATGTGGCTCAGTGTGAACTGTTGAAGTGTCTTTTGGTCTCTCAGGTCTGTAATACTGGACTCCGAAGACGTCTCTGCTCTCAGGTccagaaaagacaaatattcACACTGAGTCTGGTGAGCTTCAGGGTCACCTTCAGGATCCAGAATCTGCCTCAGGCTCTGGTTCAGGATCTGGTTCAGACTCTGGTCCAGGATCTGCTCCAGACTCTGGTTCAGACTCTGGTTCAGGATCTGGTCCAGGCTCTGCTCCAGACTCTGGTTCAGGATCTGGTACAGACTCTGGTTTAGTTTCTGGTCCAGACTCTGCTCCAGACTCTGGTTCAGGATCTcaggaagaggaaacactgtctgatctgtctgtttttattttattgatcaCACAAATATTATCACTGATATTACAAACAGATCAATAGTTAAACACGTGACCAAAACTACCTGAAACAGGTTGAGAAACCATGACGTCACACTTCAGGTGCAGGTAActgggtgtgtttttttaatgtttggtgaAGGTCCGGCGGCCGGGGTTTAAGTTTACACAGTGTgtatcaagtgtgtgtgtgtgtgtgtgtgtgtgtgtgtgtgtgtgtgtgtgtgtgtgtgtgtgtgtgtgtgtgggtgggtgtgtgtgtgttctgcaggtTTAATCTCAGGactaaaaacatgttgtttctttcattaaaCCGAAGTTTTGGTAAAATCAGGACTGAAACAAAAGGCACAGCTGAGGAAGGCGGTTTAACTTGTTTAGTCTTCAGTCTCAGTCCACTGTGGAGGGACGTTTGTCCCGGTTCAGTGAGAGGACGAAGGGCACCAGGGCCCCTCTGGCCTCCGCCGGGGAAGGCAGCACCTCCGGCAGGaacccctcctgctcctctcgcACCTCAAACTGCAGCGTCTGGCCCCGGTTGACGCAGTAGATCCGGTCCCCGAGCACGGCGCAGCGGAAAGGCAGCGGGTTGTGGAGCGGGAAGGACGCGCCGCCGTGCCACACCTTCACCACAGTGTTGTACTTGTACACGCTCACCGCCGCGCGCTCCCGGTCCACGTCGAAGCGGAACACGAGGCTGCCGTGCGCCACCATGTCCGTGGAACGCCGACGGCTCTCGTTGAACGGACACTCCTCCCACTCGTCCCGGCGGGAGTCGTACCGCAGCAGGCGGTAGAAGAGCGAGCCGCCGGACACGAACAGCTCCCCGCCGCAGGACGTCGCCTCGTGCGCAACGGCGAAGGAGCCTTTGGGCAACGGAGCCATCGGACTCCACCTGTCCGCGCGCGGGTCGTAGCGCTCCACCGCGAACAAACACTCCCCCCCGATGGCGTACAGGTAGCCGTCCATGGAGACCAGCCTGAGCTGGCAGCGGGGCTGGGTCAGCGGGCGGATCTGGCTCCAGGCGCCGGTCAGCGGGTTGTAGCAGAAGACCCGGTCCGATGCTTTGGAACGGCCGTCCCCCTGCGCCCTGATCCCCCCCGCCACGAACAGGTAGTTGTACATGGTGCACATCCCGGAGCCTTTGGCCGGGATCTCGTCCGGCAGGCTCGTCAGCACCTCCCACTGCTGGCGCTCCGGGTGGAGGCAGAATACCCGTCGGTGGTTGGTGTCCTCCGGGGCGGGCAGCAGCGGGCTCTGCGGCCGGCTGTTCTCCCGGCTCCCCCCGCGGTCGTGCACCTCGCTGGTCTCGGCCACCGCCAGCaccttcctgccctccatcctCCGGGCCAGGATGCGCTCCCTCTCCCCCGCTGTGAGCCGGCCGTACACGCCGGGAGTCCGCAGCACCTGCAGGTAGTGGTCGCTCATGTAGCGGTAGACCCGCTCCTTCACGCCCGCCGCGCCTTCGCTCTTGGCTTTTGTCAGCAGCTCGTAGCAGTTTTCTGCGCTGATCTGTTGCGgcatttctgcagctgctgagccGAGGTGAGAACAAAGATCCCCGGCGGCTCTTTCTGACTCTTTGCCCTCACTGGCATCCATTTGTTCGGGATTTCTTGCGGCTCTGATCGATCCCGGTCCTGTCAGAGACGATTATGCGTCTGAGGGTCCAGACTTCTGTCTTTCCTCGCTACAATAAACGCCCCCCCCCACTCCTCCTCTATTCTCTCTGTTGCTTCAagttttccttcttcctcttcacacacaaaccagatCCGTCTCTTGTTGAATAAACGTCTCTTCCGGATCCTCCATCCTCCGCTCCTCCAGCGGGGCGCGGCGGCTGATAAAGCCGGGACTACTCGCCTGCTGCGTGGGGAGGTTTGCTGCGTCCCCCCGCTGCAGAGCCCGGAGGTGTCTCCGGACACAAAGGCGCTCAGTGACCGTGTGAGGCGTCCCTCCTCCCCCGCCTGAAGCTTCACACTGGccgctgtgttgtgtgtgttgacgCCCCTCTGACTGTGCAGGCGGACGGGGGGAGCAGCTCCGCGCCCCGCTGTCCTCTGAAGAACAATGAGTCTGTGCGGAACCGCAGCGAAGGTTCCTGACTGCTGCAGAACCGCCTGACGTGCTGAAAGACCTGCTGAAgaacaaacactgtgttctTCAGGTTGTACTGCGGAGGAGGAAGTACTCTGAACTCTGAAGTACTCTGAAGTACACATTCCGCAGTGTATAAATACCTGCATTAACATGCAGTATTCACATCAAAATACCTTTAAAGTGGCAAAAGTACTGATGAGCAGAAAGGCCCAGTCCGGACTCATAAATACCCCTTTATTCTGATGTCCATCGGTTTAATGtcgcagctgcagctcatttaatgactttatttACTGCAGAGTTCAAAGTGTACTTTTATAATCTCATTACACTTAACAATCAACAATCTGCTCATGAACTAAAGTCAGATGTGTAGTGccagaaaaaatacaacatttacagcagcagaagtatATAGtaagcataaaatggaaatactcaagtaaagtataaGTACCTTCAACTTTCTTCATCAGATGTTCACTGAACCAGAGCAGTTTAATGTCTCTGACTCTGAGTCTTTACTGACTTTTCATGGGAtgagtggagctgctggagggtTCACTGACTGTagttgtattatttatttatgccaACTCTTTTAGTTGATTACTCTGTAAAATGCAGTGGAGGacagtaactgagtacattcaCTCCAGTACTTCAGTACTTTGATTTTATGCTGATTTTTCTGATACTTCTGACACTTTTcagagggaaacactgaacgttttgtgttcagcagcagagcgACTCGTCCACAGAGACCGAACAAGAACTCAAATATTTCACTGAAGTCAAAGTAACAACACCACTTTGTAAAAATACTTggctacaagtaaaagtacacaactGTTATCAGTGAAATGTATTCA
This region includes:
- the LOC121622253 gene encoding kelch repeat and BTB domain-containing protein 11-like, with protein sequence MDASEGKESERAAGDLCSHLGSAAAEMPQQISAENCYELLTKAKSEGAAGVKERVYRYMSDHYLQVLRTPGVYGRLTAGERERILARRMEGRKVLAVAETSEVHDRGGSRENSRPQSPLLPAPEDTNHRRVFCLHPERQQWEVLTSLPDEIPAKGSGMCTMYNYLFVAGGIRAQGDGRSKASDRVFCYNPLTGAWSQIRPLTQPRCQLRLVSMDGYLYAIGGECLFAVERYDPRADRWSPMAPLPKGSFAVAHEATSCGGELFVSGGSLFYRLLRYDSRRDEWEECPFNESRRRSTDMVAHGSLVFRFDVDRERAAVSVYKYNTVVKVWHGGASFPLHNPLPFRCAVLGDRIYCVNRGQTLQFEVREEQEGFLPEVLPSPAEARGALVPFVLSLNRDKRPSTVD